TGCACAACCGCACCATCGGTCCGCTGCAGGGCTTCCGCTCGAAGATGGGCCGTCCGTTCGCCGCGATCCTGCGCATCGTGCGCGACGAGGACATCCACAACTACAAGCTGGAGTTCGACTTCGGCCAGGACCAGGCCGAAGGCGAGGGAGGCGAGGGTGTCGACTTCACCGGCCAGACCCCGCTCGGCCCCTGCCCGAAGTGCAACGGCAACGTCTACGAGATGGGCCTGGCCTACGTGTGCGAGCACCAGGTCGCCAAACCCAAGACCTGCGATTTCCGCAGCGGTCGCATCATCCTGCAACAGGAAATCCTGCCGGACCAGATGGCCAAGCTGCTCAACGAAGGCAAGACCGACCTGCTGCCGGGCTTCGTTTCGCAGCGCACGCGCCGCCCGTTCAAGGCCTTCCTGGTGCGCGGCAAGGATGGCAAGATCAGCTTCGAGTTCGAGCCGCGCGCCGCCAAGCCGGGCGCAAAGACCAAGGCGGCAGCGAGCGATGAAGGCGGCGAGGGCGGCGACACCGCGGTTGCGACGCGGCCGGCAGCCAAGGCTGCAGCCAAGACCGCGGCCAAGAAAGCCCCTGCCAAGACCGCGGCCAAGAAGACCGCGGTGCGCAAGCCGGCAGCCAAGCCGATCGCCGCCAAGAAGGCAACGGCCAGCTGATCCGTTTTATCCGCATCCTTCGGGCTGCATCGGCGAAAACCGCGGGCGACCGCGGTTTTTTATTTGACGACCTCAATTCCCGGCAACACCGGCAGCGCGTGCGCAGGTCGCCGAAGCGCGCACTGCCCGGCGCGGGCCGGTGGCCGCCGGCGAGGAATGGGAAACCTTCTGACGGCGCGTACCGTCGAGTGGACGTAAAAAAACCGCGCTTCGCGCGGTTTTTTAATTGGGCGGCCTGTGCATGGACAGGCGCAGGCGGGTGAAACGGGCAGGCGTGAAACTTACTCGCGCCAGTCTTCCTGCAGCGCGCGGATCGCGGCTTCGCCATTGCGGATGGCCTTCACGCGGCGCACGATCTCCTGTCGCCACATCTCGTCGGCGTCCTGCTCGGACGCGTCGCTGTCGGTCGTCAGCAGACGCAGCAGCTTGTGCTTGTCGGAAGCGGACAGCTGCTGGATTTCGGCAGCCAGTTCGGCGACGGTGAGCATGAAGAACTCCTAGCGAAACATTATGACCGGATAATAACTTGGTCTTCAGGGAAAGTCGACAGGCATCATATTATCTGTCGGTTTCCTGTCAATCAACTTGTTATCCGGGTCAATCCCCGCACGAGCGGGTCGTCCGTCAGCCACCAGCGTGACGCTCTGATCGCGCCCGTCCACCCGCCGGCGCTCGCGCGCGAGCGGGTTGCCGTCCGCGTCGTCGACACCGAATTCGATGTAATCCTTGAGCGGGGCTTCCTTTTCCTCGCCGTGCTCGCCGGAGCGCACCTTGCCTGCGCTGGCGCGGATCGTCACCTCGTACTTGCCGTCCGGGCGCCGCCGCGCCGTCGCGCTCTCGACGTGGTTGTCGTACAGGACGATCGATTCGAACAGGTCGTCGATCAGGTAAGCCTTGTCGGGCGGCGTGACGCTGCGCAGGCGCTCGACCAGGCTCGAGACGGTCGGATACGGCGGTCCGCGGAAGGCGTGGTCCTTCAGCAGGCCGCGCAGCACGCCATCGACCGTGTCTTCGCCCAGCAGGTCCTGCAGCAGGAACATTGCCAGGCTGCCCTTGCGGTAGTGGATGTAGTCCTGGTTTTCGTTCTGGGCCAGCGGCAGCTCGCGCCTGGACGCGGTGGCGCGGCCCATCAGGTACTGCTCGAGGTCATAGCGCAGGAAGCGGCGCATCCTGGCCGGGCCGAAGCTCTGCTTCATCGTCATCAGGGCCGTGTACTCGGCCAGGCTTTCCGACAGCACGGTCGCGCCGCGCACGTCGGCGCCGATCAGCTGGTGCGCCCACCACTGGTGCCCGACTTCGTGCGCGGTGACGTAATACGGGTAGTCGATGTCGGTGCGCGACTCCGGATCGACCTTGGCGATGAAGCCGGCGCTTTCCGAGAACGCGACCACGCCCGGCGCCGCCTGCGCATACGCCGCATAGCGCGGGAACTCGGCGATGCGCAGCTCGCGCTGCGGGTAGGGGCTGAAATGGCTGGAGCCGTATTCGAGCGCCGCCTTGGCGCCGCGGATCATGCGGTCGACGTTGAACTCGTGGCCCGGCTGGTAGTACACGTCGATGGTGACGTCCTGCCAGCGGTCGTGCCGGACTTCATAGCGCGCGGACTGAAAGGTATAGAAATTCAGGATCGGCTTTTCCATGCGGAAGTGGAAGAAGCGGCGCCCGCGGCGCATCCATTCCTGCTCGAGGGTGCCGGGTGCGACCACGGTCTGGTCGAGCGAGGTCGAGACCACGGCGTCGAAGCCGATCCAGTCGGCGTCGTTGCCGAGGTAGTTGTTGGCTTGCGCGCCCAGGTCGTCGCGCGCGGCCATCGGCGCGCGCGGCGCCAGGCCGTGGCGGCGGCGCTCGCGGTCGTCCAGCAGCTCGTTCGACGGCTGGTAGCCGATGCGCGGCAGGATCGCGTTGCTGAAAAACGTGCCGTTGCCGGCCACCGCGGTGTCGCGGCCCAGGCCGAGCACGCCGCCGGGGGCGTCGACCAGGTCGAATTCGAGCGCCATGGCGGCGCCCGGGGCGAGCGGCGTGGCCAGCTGGTAGCTGTAGAAGCCGTGTTCGGTGTCGGCGCTCAAGAGCTTGACGGCCTGGGCGAAATGCGGCTGGAACGCCGGGCCCGGCTGTTGATACAGGATCAGGTCGCGGATCGGCTGGCCGCCGCGGTTTTCCAGGCGGTAGGCGCCGTGCACCTTGAGCGTGCGCGTCTGGGGCAGGATGTCGACTTGCAGCCTGACGTCGGCCAGGCGTGGCTGCCGCACTTTGGCGAAGCGGCGGTAGCGCAGCTCGTACTCGGCGCGCACGGCGTCGCGGCGCCATCCGGTCTGGTAGCTGCCCAGGTAGTCGAGGTTGTACCACAGCAGCGCGCCGCTGGCGGCGAACACCAGCGCGCCGGCGCCGAGCGCGCCCAGCACGTTCGGGCTCAGGCGCTGGCGCGCCAGCTGCAGGCGTTCACGCCAGGTGGCATGGGCGCCGCGCGGCCACAGCAGCAGCGCCAGCGTGAACAGCACGGCCGCCGCGCCGCCCCAGTACACCAGCAGCGCGCGTTCGAGCGGCAGCGCATGGCCGAAACCGTTCATCGCCGAGTAGGTGATGCGCGGGAACGACGCATACACCAGCATCGGATGGTCCAGGCCGGCGCCAGACAGGAAGAAGCCGGCCGCGACGAACAGCGCCAGCACGAAGTAGGCCATGTACTTGTGGTTGAGGATGGCGTGCACGGCAATCGACAGCACCGCCAGCAGCACGTAGCGCGGCAGCAGCACGCCGAACAGGCTGAACAGGTACAGGCCGGGCTGCAGCGCCAGGTAGCCGTGCGCCAGCTGGATCAGCATGCCGGTGACCAGCGCCACCGCCAGCAGCAGCGCCTGCATGCCGGCCAGGGCGATGGTCTTGGACGCCAGCGGCAGCCAGCTCGGCACCGGCAGCGCGTCCATCATCTGCGCGACGCGCGCGTCGCGCTCACGCCATACCATCTCGCCGGCATAAAAGACGGTGGCGGCCAGCACGAACAGCGCGAACACGTCGCTGATCAGCTCGATCACCATGTAAGTCACCGGATAGGTCCTGGTGCCGAACACTTCGCCCATGTCGAGCGCGCTGACCGCCAGCGCCAGCACGCCGGCCAGCGCGATCACGACGAAATACACGTTCTTGACCGATTCGCGCAGGTTCAGCCAGCTCGACCTGGCCAGCAGCAGCGCCAGGCTGCGCGCGGCAAAGTCGGGCGCGATGTGCGGGATGCCGTCCACAGCAGGGCTTTGCGGCGCGGGCGCGGCCTCGACCTGCGCCTGGCCGCGCCGTCCCGCCGGGGTCGACACGAAGCTGAAGCGCCAGGTGCCCAGCAGCAGCACGACCAGCGAAAACAGCGACCAGATCGCACGGTTGGCCAGGTACACGCCGGACAGCGGGATGAAGTCGTGGTTGCGCTCGGCGATGCTCCAGTAATCGGTCATGCGGATCAGCGCCGTGGTGCCGAACGGGTCGATCAGCGCGGCCAGCGTCTTGTAGTCGAGGTCGCGCGCGAGCGAGGGCGCGACCGTGTAGCCGATCAGCATGACCACGCTGGCCACGTACACCGGCAGCATGCGCCGCGTCAGCGCGGCCAGGATGAAGAACAGCGCGCCGAAGATGAACAGGTTGGGCAGCAGCGTCAGCAGATAAGGCTGCAGGTAGGCGCCCAGCGCGTAGGCGCCGACGCGCTCCGGGTCGACCCCCGGCATCAGGCTCCCCAACAGCTGGCCCAGCACCATCGACGTGAACACCACCGCCAGCGTGGCCAGCGCACCGAGGAAGCGCCCGAACACGTAGGCGGTCTTGGGAATCGGCGCGCTGAAGAAGAAGTGGTGGGTTTCGTACTCGAAGTCCTGCTGTACCGAGCGGCCCATCAGCGCCGCCGCGACCACCACGCCGAGGCTGCCCAGCACCGCCGCCGAGATGGCGACCTGGCGCGGCGCGTTGATCAGCACGCGCGCGCCGAAGGTGACGCTGAATTCGCGGAAGGCGCCGCCGGCCGCCGCCGCCCACAGCGCGGCCAGCGCCAGGAAGCCGAAGAAGTAGACCCAGGTCGACAGCAGCTTGAGGCGCTGCCGGGCTTCGAACGAGGCGATGGCGAACAGGGCGCGCATGAATCAGCAGTTCCCGGCCTGGGCGTTGTGGCGGCCGGCGATGGTGGCGAAGTAGACGTCGTCGAGAGTCGGGTGGATCGGTTCGAAATCGTCGCCCGGATAACGGTCGGCATACACGTGGATCAGCGGGCGGCCGTTGAGCAGGCGGGTCGAGATGACGGTGTGCTTGCGCTGGAATTGCGGCAGCTCGGGCTTGCTGATGAAGCGCGACCAGATCTTGCCTTCGATGCCTTCGATCAGGCGCGGCGGCTCGCCGCACAGCAGCACGTGGCCCTTGTTGATGATCGCCATGTTGGCGCACAGGTCGGCCACGTCGGACACGATGTGGGTCGACAGGATCACGGTTTTATCCTCGCCGATGTCCGACAGCAGGTTGTGGAAGCGCACCCGTTCCTGCGGGTCCAGGCCCGCGGTCGGCTCGTCGACGATGATCAGCTGCGGGTCGCCCAGCAGCGCCTGGGCGATGCCGAAGCGCTGGCGCATCCCGCCCGAGAACGTGCCGAGGCGCTGGTTGCGCACCTCGAACAAATTGGTCTGCTGGAGCAGGGCGTCGACGACTTCGCGCCGCTGGTGGCGGTTGGACAGCCCTTTCAGTTGCGCGAAATGGTCGAGCAGCTCGTAGGCCGTGACTTTTGGATAGACGCCGAAATCCTGCGGCAGGTAGCCGAGCAGGCGCCGTACCTCGTCCTTGTCGTCGAGGACGTCGATGTCGTCCAGGAAGATCGAGCCGGCGTCGCATTCCTGCAGCGTGGCCAGGATCCGCATCAGGGTCGACTTGCCGGCGCCGTTCGGCCCGAGCAGGCCGAACATCCCCGGCGGGATGCTCAGCGAGACCCTGTCCAAGGCGACCACGCCGTTGGCGTAGGTCTTGGACAGATTGCGGATTTCCAGTTCCATGAATAGTTCGCTCCGTTGTGACAGTGCGTGAGAATTGTTCGCACTTCATGACAGTTGCATTGTATTAAAAACTGACGAGTCCTGGCGGTCCGTGCGATAGTCCGCAGCTTTACCGGGCCAGAATGCGAAAAAGCGCGACCAGAGCGGACGCCTGCCCCCGGCCGGCGCCACAGGATAGTCGAGCACGGTGGGTGTGCCTGCCTTGCCGAGATTGACGATCGCGCTCCGTACGGCATAATGGCTCCATGGATACGATCAATACAGGGATCTCCACCGCGATCCAGGACAAGATCCTGGCGGTGACGCGCCAGGGTCGCACGCGCGAGGAAGCGACCGACTGGTTCAGGGTCGCCGTCGGCCTGTATTACCTGGCCGGCCTGATGACGCGCGAGACCATCGACTTCAAGCGGCTCGACCGCGAGTACAACCGCTTCGTCTACCAGAGCATCGGCAGCGGCCACACGATCACCAGCATCCTGCAGTTCATGAGCGGCAAAAAAGTGCTGCCCGTGCTGGAGTCGGAACGCTTCCTGGGCATCTTCGCCGCGCATTGCAGCGAGGTGCCGCCCGATTCGATCCCCTTCCTGGTCGAACTCAACCTGGGCGTGGCGAAGGACATTTCCAAGATCGAGGTGGCGGGGCCGGTGCACGACTGGCTGCAGCGCCACAAGCAGGGCGGGCCGGATCAAGGCATATAATCATGACTTCGATGCGATCCTGAATGATTTTTCCATGGCACAGACAAACCGATCCGCTAATCCCCTCGACCACCTGATCGTCGGCTTCGACAAGGCGCTGCGCGTGGTGGGCGGCGTAGCCAAGGCCGCGCGTCCGAATCCCGGCGTGGCGGCGCCGGACTGCGAGATGAACGCCCAGGAGCAGCGCCACAGCGCCGGCCTGATGCGCGTGAATCACGTGGGCGAGGTATGCGCGCAGGCGCTGTACGATTCGCAGGGGCGGCGCGCCTCGACCACCGCGATGCGCACCGAGTTCGAGCGCTCCGGCCGCGAGGAAGAAGACCACCTGGCCTGGACCGCCCAGCGCCTGTCCGAACTGGGCTCGCAGCCCAGCCTGCTCAATCCGCTGTGGTATGCGGGCGCGTACGCGCTCGGCAGCGCCGCCGCGCGCATGGGCGATGCGATCAGCCTGGGTTTCGTGTCCGAGACCGAGCGCCAGGTCGAGGCCCACCTGAACAGCCACCTCGATAAACTGCCGCCGCAAGACGTCAAGTCGCGCGCGATCGTCACCCAGATGCGCGACGACGAAGCCGAGCACGGCGCCAAGGCGCGGGCGCTGGGCGCGGCCGAGCTGCCGGCGCCGGTCAAGCTGGCGATGCGGGCGATGGCCAAGGTGATGACCACCACCGCTTATTACATCTGAGTTCGCACCGCTGCATCGGCCGGCGCCGCCACCAGCGCCAGTATCGCCGCCGCATCGACCGGCTTGACCAGGAAATGATCGAAACCTGCGGCCATGGCCTGCAGGCGGTCCTGTTCCTGGCCGTAGCCCGTCAAGGCAATCAGGGTGGCGCCCGCCGTTTCCGGCTGCGACCGCAGGCGCCGCGCCAGCGCGTTGCCGTCGATCTCGGGCAAGCCGATGTCGAGCACGCAGACATCCGGCCGCTCGCCGCGCGCCCAGTCGAGCGCACGCACCGAGCTGTTTTGCACCGTGACGTCGTGCCCGGCCACCTCGAGGACCATCGCCAGCATCTGGGCGGCATCGTTGTTGTCGTCCACGATGAGGATGCGCCGCGGCAGGCTTGATGCCGCCAGTGCATCCCCGCTGCGCTGCGGCGCGTCGGGCAGCGAGGCGTCGGCGGTGCGCGGCAGGGTGACGACGAACTCGCTGCCCTTGCCGGCGCCCGCGCTTTCGCAGCGCACCGTACCGCCATGCAGCTCCACCAGGCTCCTGACCAGGGCCAGGCCGATGCCCAGCCCGCCCTGGGCGCGGTCGGGGCTGCGCTCGGCCTGGGCAAACAGGTCGAAGATGTGCGCCTGCAGGCTGGGTGCGATGCCGACGCCATTGTCGGCCACGTGCAGGCGGACCTGCTGCGGCGACGTCTGCAGGGTGAGGTGGAGGTTGCCGCCGGCCGGTGTGTACTTGACGGCGTTGTTCAGCAGGTTGGTCAGGATTTGCACCAGGCGCTTCTGGTCGCCCAGCACATGGGCCGGCGCCGGG
This genomic stretch from Massilia sp. 9096 harbors:
- a CDS encoding addiction module protein, which produces MLTVAELAAEIQQLSASDKHKLLRLLTTDSDASEQDADEMWRQEIVRRVKAIRNGEAAIRALQEDWRE
- a CDS encoding M1 family aminopeptidase; the encoded protein is MRALFAIASFEARQRLKLLSTWVYFFGFLALAALWAAAAGGAFREFSVTFGARVLINAPRQVAISAAVLGSLGVVVAAALMGRSVQQDFEYETHHFFFSAPIPKTAYVFGRFLGALATLAVVFTSMVLGQLLGSLMPGVDPERVGAYALGAYLQPYLLTLLPNLFIFGALFFILAALTRRMLPVYVASVVMLIGYTVAPSLARDLDYKTLAALIDPFGTTALIRMTDYWSIAERNHDFIPLSGVYLANRAIWSLFSLVVLLLGTWRFSFVSTPAGRRGQAQVEAAPAPQSPAVDGIPHIAPDFAARSLALLLARSSWLNLRESVKNVYFVVIALAGVLALAVSALDMGEVFGTRTYPVTYMVIELISDVFALFVLAATVFYAGEMVWRERDARVAQMMDALPVPSWLPLASKTIALAGMQALLLAVALVTGMLIQLAHGYLALQPGLYLFSLFGVLLPRYVLLAVLSIAVHAILNHKYMAYFVLALFVAAGFFLSGAGLDHPMLVYASFPRITYSAMNGFGHALPLERALLVYWGGAAAVLFTLALLLWPRGAHATWRERLQLARQRLSPNVLGALGAGALVFAASGALLWYNLDYLGSYQTGWRRDAVRAEYELRYRRFAKVRQPRLADVRLQVDILPQTRTLKVHGAYRLENRGGQPIRDLILYQQPGPAFQPHFAQAVKLLSADTEHGFYSYQLATPLAPGAAMALEFDLVDAPGGVLGLGRDTAVAGNGTFFSNAILPRIGYQPSNELLDDRERRRHGLAPRAPMAARDDLGAQANNYLGNDADWIGFDAVVSTSLDQTVVAPGTLEQEWMRRGRRFFHFRMEKPILNFYTFQSARYEVRHDRWQDVTIDVYYQPGHEFNVDRMIRGAKAALEYGSSHFSPYPQRELRIAEFPRYAAYAQAAPGVVAFSESAGFIAKVDPESRTDIDYPYYVTAHEVGHQWWAHQLIGADVRGATVLSESLAEYTALMTMKQSFGPARMRRFLRYDLEQYLMGRATASRRELPLAQNENQDYIHYRKGSLAMFLLQDLLGEDTVDGVLRGLLKDHAFRGPPYPTVSSLVERLRSVTPPDKAYLIDDLFESIVLYDNHVESATARRRPDGKYEVTIRASAGKVRSGEHGEEKEAPLKDYIEFGVDDADGNPLARERRRVDGRDQSVTLVADGRPARAGIDPDNKLIDRKPTDNMMPVDFP
- a CDS encoding ABC transporter ATP-binding protein, with the translated sequence MELEIRNLSKTYANGVVALDRVSLSIPPGMFGLLGPNGAGKSTLMRILATLQECDAGSIFLDDIDVLDDKDEVRRLLGYLPQDFGVYPKVTAYELLDHFAQLKGLSNRHQRREVVDALLQQTNLFEVRNQRLGTFSGGMRQRFGIAQALLGDPQLIIVDEPTAGLDPQERVRFHNLLSDIGEDKTVILSTHIVSDVADLCANMAIINKGHVLLCGEPPRLIEGIEGKIWSRFISKPELPQFQRKHTVISTRLLNGRPLIHVYADRYPGDDFEPIHPTLDDVYFATIAGRHNAQAGNC
- the coq7 gene encoding 2-polyprenyl-3-methyl-6-methoxy-1,4-benzoquinone monooxygenase, whose product is MAQTNRSANPLDHLIVGFDKALRVVGGVAKAARPNPGVAAPDCEMNAQEQRHSAGLMRVNHVGEVCAQALYDSQGRRASTTAMRTEFERSGREEEDHLAWTAQRLSELGSQPSLLNPLWYAGAYALGSAAARMGDAISLGFVSETERQVEAHLNSHLDKLPPQDVKSRAIVTQMRDDEAEHGAKARALGAAELPAPVKLAMRAMAKVMTTTAYYI